Within Diabrotica virgifera virgifera chromosome 7, PGI_DIABVI_V3a, the genomic segment GAAGAGGTAAACTTCAAATCAAAATTTTGTCGAAAAGCGGATTGTTATAACTGCCCCAGTATTAATCGACAGTATTTCAATTTCGTGACTTCCTACTTGGAAAACTCTCAAAACACTCGTATAAgactgtatagaacattgatagtccccctttctcacatatggatcagaggcatggacgctaactaaaacggATGAATCCactctatcgatttttgaaataaaggtgcTACGCAAtatattcggagcggtctgtgagaagggaatatggaggcgtagatataactttgaactacAGAATATCTACAAGTATTCGtatggtggaaaagatattaccACTATAATTAAGCAAAACCGCCTGCAgtgacatgtagcccgggcccctgaatcgaacatgataaaaaagcacaaccgtgggaatgagaagacggggtagaccaaagctgaggtggatggacggggtaacacaagatgccaaGAAGATcagagtcggcaactggaaaatgccagcaagggacagaacagaatggcgtagaaagcttgagaaggtcgaggccctctaataGCCCGGCTACACACACCGTCTTGTCTGAGAGCATGCCTGCAGAGACTCGTTTGTGCAGGTAAGAGCGTGTGTATGGACGGCTGGACTGTATCGCGCGCAGGCCTTCAAGCGCGGACTGTACTCTCGTCGACATGCTGAAGATTTTACCTGTGCAGTTTTAGGTTCTACAGTTTTACTTAAACGTGTGGCCGGCAGTTCAGTCCGTTCTTCAGTTCCGCAAAAGTTTTAGAGGTGGATAGACCAAGACGAGACGAAATAAGCGGTATAAGAAGTGTTTCAAAACAATTCTTAACTGAATTTATAGACTTATTCAAATCTTTGCCGGCTTTATGGAAGGTGAAGAGTGGGGAATATTCCGACAGGAATAAGAAAAATGAAGCATACGCTTTTATTTAAtacgtaatattttatttttttatttttaattcattctAAAATAGGGAGTTCTTGAAAATCATAtcattttttaccattttttaaaGATTAACTATTATTATTTCCAATATTGGTAAACTGCCgttgaaaaaagtttatatacttatataatatactgaaactgttttcttgtggcatgtttaatgtagtattatcattgtttaactgtctagttatacaatggtaTTATGTTTGTATGGGATTGAACCATAATAATTGtaggtgtaatgaaaattacatttcttaattaactagtgtttgacgtttcgatttccactctggaaatcgtcctcagaaaaaatttaaaagaaaattaaatatgAGAAATTTTCCTAGAATTTTCAAACCTAATTTTCTTTGAACTTTTTCTGCGGACGATTTCCAGAGTGCAAATCGACACGTCAAACAGTAGTTAATTAAGAAATTCTTCGCAGGAGCCACTTTTTACTCCACTTCTACAGCGTCGTTGCTTGTTTGTtgcttttttattaataaacaatacaATAACGCTTCCATTAAAAAACCTCTTCTGTTCTGCTCATCGTGTCGAGTTCTCGAAAGACTGAAGTTTGCGCAGTCCAATTTTTTACGTAGACTGCACGTGTGGACAACGTACGGTGTACCGTCTTTTTGTTCCGTCATGCCTGCACAGGCAAGACGGTGTGTGTAGCCGGGCtataagggctgtagcaccaagatgatgacgATGATGACTTCCTACTTGTtccttaaaattttttgtaggcACACGAAAACGTCGTAATAGGACTGGAGATAATCGTTTACTTAATTacctttttccttcttcttcttcttcttcttaactcgggcgagactcgttagtctctggcacttggtcataagacctttgtaccgaaccctgttcttctccttaaactttaatgagtcctgtggcctcaacgaaggccaacagttttcttattggtagttttaggatctcttctggttcaaacctcatttgaccagtgaagtcctgccttacatcacctagcacactgcaaatggcatagtatgtgtatggcagtctcttcttccatttcgcactttctgcaccatggttcattcaccttgtctagtttgtataggtgatttcttaaacggcaatgtcgtcaccatttcagtgaccgttttgatctctcgtctATTGAGGTTagtcaaactgttcgagagttttttatcaatattcttgattattttttagtCTGTATTTGCCCTttagtggttctccatttattttgattattctttatcagccatttctgaacctcgtttttcatagcatctttaatTATGCCACAGAAaagttctgggccttcaaaagtttctctcgagccttgtttcgctaacatatctgctcgttcgttcccatgcaccccttcatgacccggcacccatattaaagacactttattgtcttttgccaggttattgagatctttgcagtttctcaccagttttgatttggtgagagggttctttacagccagaatagccgattggctatctgtgtaaatgttgattctcttagctttagggcaGGAGcatcatttgaaattttgatagggtgGGCAAgcattataaatatatataatacattatatatgatgtaatgatgaaaaatgatgtattttttgtaaatttcagtcattttcagggtggggggggggggcaaatcCCCCCCTGACCTTGTCAAATGGCGCCCCTGCTTTAGGGTCATCAATGATTTCATCGATGCAatccaccaaagcaaaaacttcagcctggaacaccgttgtatgttgacctaggctataagatttattatagttacatgtttgcccaaagactcctgatccagtaccatgggcagctttagatccatcagtgaaccatattaagtccccattgatatttgggactttttgttctctagatggtatagttgtgttaatcttctcagtgaagatgagttctggtgtcatcatatctgagttcatcataaagatggattcctcaagtatagtcccagtaatgtttgtgtggctattcaatacataatttggcctccaagtattgtttgctttcaatctcaggatggtcataaaggctaccgccgaaatatataattccagcggagggagacctgtgatagcctctaatgaagcagTTCCTGTTCTATTcgaggctcctgttatatttagaagcgcttgtctttgtagggtggtgatagtggtcacacaagattgcaaagcagTCTTTCTtcaccagagtactgacccataagttactgtcggtcgtatcactgatgtgtaaaACCAAcatcacctttggtttcaatccccaggttttacatACAActtctgcagttccagaagagtcgattagccctattggttatattggtgaTATGAGTATTtcaattgagtttcgaatccatggttacccctagatacttaacctcattggttctttccagtgcCTCTCCAAATAGTTTCtgctcactcagtccagtaagcttcctcttatttgtaaaggctaccagtttagttttcGAAGGGTTCACagagaggttctctttcagacaccagttctctatgtagtgaagggcatatcgcatctgatacgcaacagtgctgggaaattttcccctagttactatttcgatatcatctgcgaaaccctggacccagattccttgggctCTTAGCTCATGAATaagatcatcgacaactatgttccataatgacggtgacaatacaccgccttgagggcatcccttagttgccTTAGCTAATTATCTTGTTTGGATTTACTTTCAttcattttttaattcttttttcaCATCAACGTAGGTTCtataataatataactttttaaatatgtACTTAGACACTCTGTACTAGGTTCAAAATAATGTCTTTGAATCATATACttacaatactttttctccttaTTTTTTAGCTTTGTCTTATTCGATTTTATTGAAGTAAATATGTAATATGGACGATGCAGAATACAAGTGAACCAAGTccacttttgtattttttggggtaatgacatgaaatttgttcCCGTAGAAGTTGTTTGGGGCCAATAATAGCAAAGTAAATGTccaaagtaaatataccttgactttcttaaatggaatatatacttttaaaaattttaacaggtAATTTTTTTATGAAGCTTTAACTTTAAACTTCTGTAACTCAAATTTAACTAAAGTGGACTTGATTCACTTGTATTCTGAACCCTCGATATATAAATACGtaatgtaaaataataataaataaatgtataaACTATTGACAGTTGGTTTATTTGATAATAAATATTAATTACTCGGATTTTAATTATACAGGggtagtgttggaaaattctcgagaatgaaaaatcggagaatattctcaAGAATATTCTCtttatggagaattttctgagaatgaaccatATGACGCGCTTAGGGATATTGTTAAAGatgaaatagggtattaaaaatcatgaaattagatacaaaattatgagacgaaaGAACAGTGTTCTTTGTATATAGAAAATACAAACACAACGgaaaacacaaaatttatttgataaaaaatgaaagtttcttaacagcaaataatgGATGTGGTGATCTAATCTGAAAAAGATGAGGCCTCAGATTCAtaatctatttctatcattagctcatcctggtcatctacattctgcatttcaatgtacggatgagaagttgtgggattttgtttttcacgagtcgccagctcagtcatggattagtctacgtctaacaattttaaattgtggcaataaaagttaccttacTAGCATGTTCAGCAGTAATCCGGTTTATTTTAGAGGAcagaatatagaaaaaaaaaaaaccataagtactgTAACTTTTTTCAGTCCCTGCACTTGATGAAGGCATGGTTAATATATCAACtgctattttagttaattttgtttaGAAACATGTACCTTTCCACCATTTGATTGGGTCTTAgtttttaaattgattttacaACGTATGGTTTTCCAAAAAATCCCTCCTTAGACCGATAAAGTGCCAAATCTGCCTTTATTGCCCGAGTCATTATATTTTAAAGTTGCTACATTATCTATAAACTTCGTTCCCACAACTTAttcttctctgcttaaatgaaTATCATTCTAAACATTTGTAGGTTAATATAGtaccaaaacaataaatattaacACTGTAAACACCCTAGCTAGTGGTTCATGGGTTTCCCAGCCCCCCGATTTTTGGTCATTTTATCTAAAATCACGCGATTCTCCGGGCGGCCAAAGCAAATAAAGCATTTCATGAGCGGAGTGGCAAGTAGGTGTTTGGGTTTCAAGAATATTAATGTTTGGGATGCAACAAATATACTAGGTGAATaattggcaaaaacaatatacatattttttaaattataataatttgacccatatctagtttttatttttatttcggttTTTGTAAATATAGAAAATTCTCGCTGATAATTTTCTGACCGAGAAtaatattctcttcttacatcactatACAGAGGATATCTAAAATAATGGTACAGCTTACAGATGCTAACCTTGCGAATTGGCAAAAACAAGTGCTTCCAATTGGCATAAACCCTTAGCCTCCCGCTACATTTAGATTTTGACAGTTACTTACCAATGGTACTTTTAAGTCTACCTTATTTTATCGGTCACAactttttataagctaaaaaCGTTGTTTGTTCTCAACGATCCTCTAGTAGTAGAGTACCTACAAATCTTATTGTATATTTAAAACGGAATGGTTTGAATGACCTTTGAAGTATTAAACATCAGCTGATAAGTAAATGAGATGTAACAATACTCTCAAAGTAGAAGACAATACTTGGGATATAAGGGTACCAGAATTTGGTGGTACTCAAAAGTACGTTGGGGAGCCTACGGGTTAAACCGTAATGAATATCTAATGGTGGAATAACTTAGAAATGTCAAATTGGGCtaaaattttactttatttattatgttcGTTTATCTGTGCAATATTTTTTCCGTTACGCCAGAAACTGACGAACCACTTTGTAGCACTACTCTGTGGCACCACAAACTAGCTTCCAATGATTAGCCGTAAATTCTTATGTAAATGAAACGTGCCATTCCAGACAAGCGACAGTGGCCAGCCACTGTCGCCGATCCTCGCTGTTGTGGCGTCCATTACAAAATAATCGCCTGTCTAAGCCACTTTGTGGCTCCACTCAGTAGCACTACAGAGTGGCTCGTCTGTTTCTGCGGTTAAAAGTAAAATGTTTATAGTTTTGTATTTTAGATTGTCACCAAGTGAAAAACGAAATGAAAATCGTGGACACGCTACACTCATATCATAAAGGAAAATGTACAGGTAAACATGCAGAAGGAAAAATGAAAGTTGGGACTGGAAAAACAACTTgccaatgtgaaatttgttttaagcagtgtAATGATAAAAGTAATTTAAAAGTACATTTGAGAATTCACACTGGAGataaaccatacaagtgtgaaatttgttataGGCAATTTACTCAAGAAGGTAaattgaaaacacatttgagagtgcccactggagaaaaaccccacaagtgtgaaatttgttttaagcagtttatccGTGCAAGTCATttaaaagtacatttgagagtacacactggagaaaaaccatacaagtgtgaaatttgttttaagcaatttactcaAGCATGTGAATTGAAAACACATTTAAGAaggcacactggagaaaaacctcacaagtgtgaaatttgttttaagcagtttatccGTGCAAATCACttaaaagtacatttgagagtacacactggagaaacaccatacaagtgtgaaatttgttgtaaGCAGTTTAACCAAGCAAGTCATttaaaagtacatttgagagtacacactggagaaaaacctcataagtgtgaaatttgttttaaacggtTTAGTGAAGTTGCTAAGATGagaatacatttgagagtgcacactggagaaaaacctcacaagtgtgaaatttgttgtaaGCAGTTTACCCGAGCAGATCGTTTAAAAGCACATTTAAAAGTACACACTatagaaaaacctcacaagtgtgaaatttgttttaaacagtttagtgaagCCTGTAATTTGGTAAGACATTTGAaggtgcacactggagaaaaacctcacaagtgtgaaatttgttttaaacagtttagtgaagCCTGTAATTTGagaagacatttgagagtgcacattgggaaaaaccatacaagtgtaaCATTTGTTTTAAACGGTTTAGTCAAGTAGCTAAGATGAGaatacatttgagagtacacactgaaGAACTTCACAaatgcgaaatttgttttaaacagtttagtaaagcatctaatttaaaaacacatttgagagtgcacactggagaaaaacctcacaagtgtgaaatttgtttttagtgcggccgatatgtgaaacaattgcacatttaatgatacaagcatataatttggaccacatataaaacacatataaaggttcaaatttagatatgaggccatctcagattttgccttttacaaaaatggcgggcgttcaaaatggcggctatacttatgtgtttaatagtaccataacttttgaacgaaaagtccaatttcaaccaaatttggtatatcgtttttttttagatttacAAGAGGGATGtggtgaaccggaagaatcggtttaccagaagttgtgtttttactggttgtttatgtaaaaatatgtttttttttaaattttttccctctgtatatattaatttttcaaaaagttaatacaccgcaattgaaaagagcgtaaaaatattttgtagaaaatattttgaactttttagttatgttaattaccgtttaataaatgcataacgtatcttcacatgtacctatgtacctatgtgtggcaaattcgtgcaaacattataagacttattgtgcatttaatggtagaagcatataatttggacctcatatactacacacatcaaggttcaaatttagatataaggccatctcagattttaccttttacaaaaatggcgggcatgcaaaatggcgactatacatatgtgagtaatagcacgataacttttgaacgaaaagtccgatttcaaccaaatttgctaTATAGATtcttttttgatgtgtaagaccaaggttttgaaccggaagaatcgatttatcagaagttgtgtttttcctgatttttatgtaaaaacatgttgtttttttaccaattctttcaccctgtatatattaatttttcaaaaagttaataccggcgTTGATAACagcataataatattttttagggaatattttgaactctgtagttatgttaattaccaattaataaatgcataacgtatcttaacatgtacctatgaacctatgtgcggcgcattcgtgcaaataatataagaattattgtacatttaatggtaaaagcatataatttggaccacacacactacacttacaaagattcaaatttagatatgaggccatctcagattgtgtcttttacaaaaatggcgggcattcaaaatgaatctaccgcacataggtacatgtgaagatacgttatgcatttattaaatggtaattaacataactaaaaggttcaaaatctttcctaaaaaatatttttacactattttcaatagcggtattacctttttgaaaaaataatatatacagggtaaaagaattaaaaaaaaaacaacatatttttacataaaaaaacagtaagaacacaacttctggtaaaccgatgcttccggttcaagacctcaatTGTATTCATAAAAAAAGAAACTTGATACCAATTTTAGCTGAAATctgacttttcgttcaaaagttttcgtgctattagtcacatatgtatagccgctattttgaatgctcgccatttttgtaaaagccAAAGTCTGAGATGCCCTCGTATCTagatttgaacttttgtatgtgtagtatacgtggtccaaattatatgattctaccattaaatgtacaataatgaTTTTTATATCATTCTATTATATCatcttttcattcaaaagatatcgtgctattagtcatatatgtatagtcgcccattttgaatgaccgccatttttgtaaaaggcaaaatctgagatggccttatatctaaatttgtaCCTTTAtaatatgtgcagtatatgtggaccaaattatacgcttgcatcattaaatgtgcaattcttataatatttgcacgaatctgctgcactatttaaacagtttagtgaagcaggtcatttgaaaagacatttgagagtgcacactggagaaaaacttcACAAGTGTGAAGTTTGTTGTAAGCagtttaacccgcgagtagtcgtgCCGTTAgttagaatctcacattttatcctttttcgcgataacgaaaaattttgcaattttgaaaaaatttcgtaagtgcctcgaggaagggtgtagtaatgcataggaattatcttcttcttcttctttttgtggaatttatggctttagGGAGAGCCagttagctttaataattgttagaaataatatttctaacattacaagtaaataaaatactataaaataaaaatttgttgtaaattcgtattgtgagatagaatctaacacgcgactgttcacgttacagaagtgagcgcgactacttcCGGGCTAACCGAGCACATAGTTTAAAAACACATATGAGACTACATACAGGAGAAAAACCTTAACCTTCATCGGACGAGCCTCAAAATATATATTACACAAAAGACGTGCTGGGGTCTGAACGGACCTCATTCTGATAATGTGTGAACTAAGCCTATACGAAAAAGAAAACTAACAATCAGTCCTGTGATGGATGACCGCAGTTATCTTTAACGTTTGCGTTAAAATTAAGATAACTATCTCCATAACTATTTACGTAAATTTAGTGGGACGTATCCGTCACCGTTATGAAATGAGTTAGTTCTTAAACGTTAAAAAAGAAGTAACATTTTTGAATAACAAAgtttgaagtaacaaagagaaccttatgtagaaatagtacaagttgTAGTGAGTGCGAGAGATTGATCGGAACATGGCACAGGAGGGGAAGATAACCATAAAAGCAGCGTTGCAAAAGTTGGTACAATTGTACCGATTTGATAAATTTAACAACCAAACTTTTGATACTCTGAACAAAGTATCCTGAagtaaaaacctaaaattttgtgATATAATAAATTTGCTTCAGATAACATTAAACgacattttttaaagtttttgtacaacatgtgttggtttagtacattttgtgtcactattccagtcattccagtgcatttacaaaaatttctctggcaacactGGATATAAGTAGGTATGGTTCTACTTAAAATCCCTATGTTTATAAATTTCAACTTAAATATATTAATCATTCAACAATTATatctcgatttgatttttgtatgatatttaaaattgtattacccttctattcttaaaATATTAGCTAAAAATATATGggaatttcatgtcaatccaagcggttctttaaaatttagagcaaaaaccgtgaaataatgtactaaaAGTAGCTTCCAATGATTAGCCATAAATTCTTATGTAAATTAAACGTGCCCTTCCAGACAAACAACAGTGGCCCGCCACTGTCGCCGATCCTCGCTGTTGTGGCGTCTATTACAAAATCATTGGCGCTACAAAATCGCCTGTCTAAGCCACTTTGTGGCTCCACTCAGTAGCGATGCAGAGTGGCTCATCTGTTTCTGCGGTTAAAAGTAAAATGTTTATAgttgttttttattttagattGTCACCAAGtggaaaataaaatgaaaatagtGGACACGCTACACTCATATCATAAAGGAAAATGTACAGGTAAACATGCAGAAGGAAAAGTAAAAGTTGGGACTGGAAAAACAACTTaccaatgtgaaatttgttttaagcagtgtAATGATAAAAGTAATTTAAAAGTACATTTGATCagtcacactggagaaaaaccatacacgtgtgaaatttgttttaagcaatttactcaAGCAGGTGaattgaaaagacatttgagagtgcacactggagcaaaacctcacaagtgtgaaatttgttttaagcagtttactcgtGCAAGTCATAtaaaagtacatttgagagtacacactggagaaaaaccatacaagtgtgaaatttgttgtgATCAATTTAACCAAGCAAGTCATttaaaagtacatttgagagtacacactggagaaaaacctcataagtgtgaaatttgttttaagcagttctctcttaaagataatttgaaaacacatttgagagtacacactggagaaaaacctcacaagtgtgaaatttgttttaagcaatttactcaAGCAGGTGaattgaaaagacatttgagagtgcacactggagaaaatcttcagaagtgtgaaatttgttttaagcagtttatccGTGCAAGTCATttaaaagtacatttgagagtacacactggagaaaaaccatacaagtgtgaaatttgttgtgAGCAATTTAACCAAGCAAGTCATttaaaagtacatttgagagtacacactggagaaaaacctcataagtgtgaaatttgttttaagcagttctctcttaaagataatttgaaaagacatttgagagtacacactggagaaaaacctcacaagtgtgaaatttgttttaagcaatttactcaAGCAAGTGaattgaaaagacatttgagagtgcacactggagaaaatcctcacaagtgtgaaatttgttttaagcagtttatccGTGCAAGTCATttaaaagtacatttgagagtacacactagagaaaaaccatacaagtgtgaaatttgttataAGCAGTTTAACCAAGCAAGTAATATAAAagcacatttgagagtacacactggagaaaaacctcacaagtgtgaaatttgttataAGCAGTTTAGTAAAGCaggtaatttgaaaaaacatttgagagtgcacgcTGGAGAAAAACCTCAGAAGTGTGAcattaaatttgttttaaacagtttagtgaagcaggtcatttgaaaagacatttgagagtgcacactggagaaaaacgtCACATGTGTGAAATTTGTTAAAAGCAGTTTAACCAAGCAAGTCATTTAAAAGCACATTTGAGagcacacactggagaaaaacctcacaagtgtgacattaaatttgttttaaacagtttagtgaagcaggtcatttgaaaagacattcgagagtgcacactggagaaaaacttcACAAGTGTGAAGTTTGTTGTAAGCagtttaacccgcgagtagtcgtgCCGTTAGTTTTTagctcacattttatcctttttcgcgataacgaaaaattttgcaattttgaaaaaatttcgtaagtgcctcgaggaagggtgtagtaatgcgtaggaattttcttc encodes:
- the LOC126887648 gene encoding zinc finger protein 664-like isoform X3, which encodes MEVKQETSENENTCKIEIDNETCIDPLDSFKIEIKEEPKKESAYDAFVYLDVNTKVEQEQDEYKFTPFEEKQTTNEENCHQVENKMKIVDTLHSYHKGKCTGKHAEGKVKVGTGKTTYQCEICFKQCNDKSNLKVHLISHTGEKPYTCEICFKQFTQAGELKRHLRVHTGAKPHKCEICFKQFTRASHIKVHLRVHTGEKPYKCEICCDQFNQASHLKVHLRVHTGEKPHKCEICFKQFSLKDNLKTHLRVHTGEKPHKCEICFKQFTQAGELKRHLRVHTGENLQKCEICFKQFIRASHLKVHLRVHTGEKPYKCEICCEQFNQASHLKVHLRVHTGEKPHKCEICFKQFSLKDNLKRHLRVHTGEKPHKCEICFKQFTQASELKRHLRVHTGENPHKCEICFKQFIRASHLKVHLRVHTREKPYKCEICYKQFNQASNIKAHLRVHTGEKPHKCEICYKQFSKAGNLKKHLRVHAGEKPQKCDIKFVLNSLVKQVI
- the LOC126887648 gene encoding zinc finger protein 235-like isoform X1, producing the protein MEVKQETSENENTCKIEIDNETCIDPLDSFKIEIKEEPKKESAYDAFVYLDVNTKVEQEQDEYKFTPFEEKQTTNEENCHQVKNEMKIVDTLHSYHKGKCTDCHQVENKMKIVDTLHSYHKGKCTGKHAEGKVKVGTGKTTYQCEICFKQCNDKSNLKVHLISHTGEKPYTCEICFKQFTQAGELKRHLRVHTGAKPHKCEICFKQFTRASHIKVHLRVHTGEKPYKCEICCDQFNQASHLKVHLRVHTGEKPHKCEICFKQFSLKDNLKTHLRVHTGEKPHKCEICFKQFTQAGELKRHLRVHTGENLQKCEICFKQFIRASHLKVHLRVHTGEKPYKCEICCEQFNQASHLKVHLRVHTGEKPHKCEICFKQFSLKDNLKRHLRVHTGEKPHKCEICFKQFTQASELKRHLRVHTGENPHKCEICFKQFIRASHLKVHLRVHTREKPYKCEICYKQFNQASNIKAHLRVHTGEKPHKCEICYKQFSKAGNLKKHLRVHAGEKPQKCDIKFVLNSLVKQVI